A portion of the Candidatus Atribacteria bacterium genome contains these proteins:
- a CDS encoding IclR family transcriptional regulator codes for MSSIEKSIKILNYLSEIERSVGITELSAQLSFPKSTIHRILNTLSKYSLVTQEEETSKYKLGLQVVKYSNSFYNSFDFRQIAKPILKEICWETKLTTFLTIWYNSKGICIDSITPSFDTNTHLFVEIGKKMPFHCAASAKVLLAYRQPKEINSIINKKNLHKYTSKTITDPQELENHLKQIKDKGFAFCDEELEEGAKAISAPIKNINREVVASITITGLSRRISKNNIGKLTAILLDASQKLSEMLGHKKEKYLY; via the coding sequence ATGAGTTCAATTGAAAAATCTATAAAGATTTTAAATTATCTTAGCGAAATAGAAAGAAGCGTAGGAATAACTGAATTAAGCGCTCAATTATCCTTCCCCAAGAGTACCATCCACCGAATACTAAATACCTTATCAAAATATTCACTGGTTACCCAGGAAGAAGAAACATCCAAATATAAATTAGGTCTGCAAGTAGTTAAATATTCAAATTCATTTTATAACTCTTTTGATTTTAGGCAAATCGCCAAACCTATTCTAAAAGAAATTTGTTGGGAAACGAAGCTTACTACTTTTTTAACTATTTGGTACAATAGCAAAGGCATTTGTATAGACTCAATAACTCCTTCTTTTGATACAAATACCCATCTTTTTGTTGAGATTGGAAAGAAAATGCCATTTCATTGTGCTGCTTCAGCCAAGGTTCTTTTGGCATATCGACAGCCAAAAGAAATTAATAGTATTATCAATAAAAAAAATCTGCATAAATATACCTCCAAAACCATAACAGATCCCCAAGAATTAGAAAACCATTTAAAGCAAATAAAAGATAAGGGATTTGCTTTTTGCGATGAAGAACTCGAAGAAGGTGCGAAAGCTATTTCAGCCCCCATTAAAAATATTAATAGAGAAGTTGTTGCCAGTATCACTATTACCGGGTTGTCCAGGAGGATATCTAAGAACAATATAGGAAAACTTACCGCCATTTTGCTTGATGCATCGCAAAAATTATCCGAAATGCTGGGACATAAGAAGGAAAAATATTTATATTGA
- a CDS encoding DUF3343 domain-containing protein, producing MKENFSVVIFFSTSAAIRAESLTEKENLKINLIPIPRHLSSDCGVCLRFNDEDKAKIEKILQDEKVEYENIYKI from the coding sequence ATGAAAGAAAATTTTAGCGTAGTCATATTTTTTTCTACCAGTGCAGCAATAAGAGCGGAAAGTTTAACTGAAAAAGAAAATTTAAAAATAAATCTTATTCCTATCCCCCGGCACTTAAGCTCAGACTGTGGTGTTTGTTTACGTTTTAATGATGAAGATAAAGCGAAAATAGAAAAAATTTTACAAGATGAGAAAGTTGAATATGAAAATATTTATAAAATATAA
- a CDS encoding nitrate ABC transporter substrate-binding protein, whose protein sequence is MKKVLKLLVLGLLVFASFGECAPLPSKALSIGMAVEFMDHAACAYISQDKGWFEEEGLNLNSYESYVTGMALASALARGDIQVAYMCLIPAINVYANAEVPIKIVAGTHKYGYGLAVNPEKIKNVKDLEESGIRIGCVREGGAVDVLLHKTIDKYNLDEKKILNNIRRMNPPKQVLAIKTGQLDAAFLPEQWATMAEAFGFKMLLTSQKIWPEMQGSVLVVKEELIRDTPEVVEKLVRITQKATDWINQNPREAAEIVARQLQEAGGNLFPVEIAGIATQTEMTPEVLLKSMDRLEYVTGIDPEVVQETIDYVVQLGYIKSSFKAEEIIDLSLIKP, encoded by the coding sequence ATGAAGAAAGTACTTAAATTATTAGTATTAGGATTATTAGTTTTTGCATCTTTTGGTGAATGCGCGCCCTTGCCTTCAAAAGCGCTTTCTATCGGTATGGCGGTAGAATTTATGGACCATGCTGCCTGTGCCTACATAAGTCAGGATAAGGGCTGGTTTGAGGAAGAAGGCCTAAATCTGAATTCCTATGAAAGTTATGTAACCGGCATGGCTTTGGCCTCTGCCCTGGCTCGGGGCGACATTCAGGTGGCCTATATGTGTTTAATACCGGCGATAAATGTCTATGCTAATGCTGAAGTTCCTATTAAAATAGTAGCCGGGACCCATAAGTACGGTTATGGTTTGGCGGTTAATCCCGAGAAGATAAAAAATGTTAAGGATTTAGAAGAATCAGGAATTCGTATCGGATGTGTCAGGGAAGGCGGGGCAGTAGATGTGCTTCTCCACAAAACGATAGATAAATATAATTTAGATGAGAAAAAAATATTAAATAATATCCGGCGAATGAACCCTCCAAAACAGGTCTTAGCTATTAAAACAGGGCAATTAGATGCTGCCTTTCTCCCTGAACAATGGGCTACTATGGCTGAAGCTTTTGGTTTTAAAATGCTGCTAACAAGTCAGAAAATCTGGCCGGAGATGCAGGGGAGCGTTCTGGTAGTCAAAGAAGAATTGATAAGAGACACTCCTGAAGTCGTGGAAAAATTAGTAAGAATAACCCAAAAAGCGACTGATTGGATTAATCAAAATCCTCGGGAAGCGGCGGAGATTGTAGCTCGGCAATTGCAGGAAGCCGGGGGAAACCTTTTCCCTGTGGAAATAGCCGGTATAGCTACTCAGACAGAGATGACTCCCGAGGTTTTATTAAAGTCTATGGATAGGTTGGAATATGTCACCGGCATTGATCCCGAAGTAGTTCAAGAAACCATAGATTATGTTGTTCAATTAGGTTACATTAAAAGCAGTTTTAAAGCCGAGGAAATAATAGATTTGAGTTTGATAAAACCATGA
- a CDS encoding ABC transporter permease has translation MKKVKIFKLKWEIIPIIIFLGIWEIIARFDLFPGQFFFPSFFTVAKEFWYLSTNGVLGPNFFSSLIRVLIGFFMGSFTGLLMGIMMGWNYLAHKALNPIISLLYPIPPLGWLPLLMLWFGIGEILPIAIIFICSFFPILYNTITGIKQVNKNYIFAARTLGASDLKILSTVVIPLALPNIFTGLKLESGMAWRVIIAAEMVAIPTGIGALMMKAESLIRIDIIIVCLMVLGLMCLSFEKFFAYWEKKLTNRWR, from the coding sequence ATGAAAAAAGTAAAAATATTTAAATTAAAATGGGAGATAATTCCCATTATTATCTTTCTGGGAATATGGGAGATCATTGCCCGTTTTGATCTGTTCCCCGGACAATTTTTCTTTCCTTCTTTTTTTACGGTAGCAAAAGAGTTTTGGTATTTAAGCACAAACGGGGTATTAGGACCTAATTTCTTCAGCAGTTTAATCCGGGTTCTTATAGGTTTTTTTATGGGTTCTTTTACCGGATTATTGATGGGAATTATGATGGGATGGAACTATTTAGCCCATAAGGCATTAAATCCTATCATCAGTTTACTTTATCCTATTCCTCCCCTGGGGTGGCTTCCTTTATTGATGTTGTGGTTCGGTATCGGTGAGATCTTACCGATTGCCATTATATTTATCTGCTCCTTTTTTCCTATCCTTTATAATACCATCACCGGGATTAAACAAGTTAATAAGAATTATATCTTTGCAGCCAGAACGTTAGGTGCTTCTGACTTAAAGATTTTAAGTACCGTAGTCATTCCCTTGGCTCTACCTAATATTTTTACCGGACTGAAATTAGAATCAGGGATGGCCTGGCGGGTAATCATAGCGGCAGAGATGGTAGCCATTCCCACCGGGATTGGTGCCTTAATGATGAAGGCGGAAAGTCTTATTCGTATAGATATTATTATAGTATGTCTAATGGTTTTAGGGTTAATGTGTCTTTCTTTTGAGAAATTTTTTGCCTACTGGGAAAAAAAGCTAACCAATCGATGGAGATAA
- the arcC gene encoding carbamate kinase, protein MAKVILIALGGNAIKQSNEKGSSEEQFNNCRKTTKHISEIIKNLDQEDRLIITHGNGPQVGNLMVQQKLSQEVVPAHPMDVVGAMTQGQIGYMLQQTLINHLKKMALDVPVCAIINQVLVDKNDPEFFGDKASKPVGNFLTAEEAKEMKQNNPQYIIKQVKPNGERCWRRTVPSPDPISNLEAEVIKKLVNAGVVVIASGGGGIPVLEDEKGNYQGIEAVIDKDLAGERLAEIVGADIFLILTDVEEAKINYGKDNEKGLGKITFKEAKQYFDEGHFLAGSMGPKVKACLRFLENGGKKAIITSLDNALEALKEQSGTIIEK, encoded by the coding sequence ATGGCGAAAGTAATTTTAATAGCCTTAGGCGGAAATGCAATAAAACAATCAAACGAAAAGGGATCTTCAGAGGAACAATTCAATAATTGCAGGAAGACCACCAAACATATTTCGGAAATTATCAAAAATCTCGACCAGGAAGATCGGTTAATCATCACCCATGGAAACGGACCGCAAGTCGGCAATTTAATGGTACAGCAAAAGCTATCTCAAGAGGTTGTTCCGGCTCATCCTATGGATGTAGTAGGGGCTATGACCCAAGGTCAAATTGGTTATATGCTGCAGCAGACCTTGATAAATCATCTGAAAAAAATGGCACTTGATGTACCGGTTTGTGCCATAATCAATCAGGTCCTGGTAGACAAAAATGACCCGGAATTTTTTGGAGATAAAGCTTCCAAACCAGTGGGTAATTTTTTGACCGCCGAAGAAGCTAAAGAGATGAAACAGAATAACCCTCAATATATAATTAAGCAAGTTAAACCCAACGGAGAGCGTTGTTGGAGAAGAACTGTCCCTTCACCGGATCCTATATCTAACCTGGAAGCTGAAGTGATTAAAAAGTTAGTCAATGCAGGGGTAGTTGTCATTGCTTCAGGTGGTGGAGGTATCCCGGTGTTAGAAGACGAAAAGGGAAATTACCAGGGGATTGAGGCAGTGATAGATAAAGACCTTGCCGGAGAGAGATTAGCGGAAATAGTCGGTGCCGATATTTTTTTAATTCTTACTGATGTAGAGGAAGCGAAAATTAATTATGGCAAAGATAATGAGAAAGGTTTGGGTAAAATAACTTTCAAAGAAGCTAAACAATATTTTGATGAAGGGCATTTTCTGGCGGGAAGTATGGGACCAAAGGTGAAAGCTTGTCTAAGATTTTTGGAAAATGGGGGGAAGAAAGCCATTATTACCTCTTTGGATAATGCTTTAGAAGCCTTAAAAGAACAAAGCGGGACGATAATAGAAAAGTAA
- a CDS encoding molybdopterin-binding protein has product MKKIPVEKAVGMILCHDITRIIPGGFKGRAFKKGHIIQKEDVEKLLKLGKEQIYIWEPKAGEIHEDEAALRIARAVAGENVDYDEPKEGKSVLKSKEKGVFKINFELLYRINSIKDISIASLPQNFIVDRGQKLAGVRIIPLTTREENLIEIEDLCRGESKVFEIKKYKKLKTALITTGNEIYKKRIQDKFGPVIRKKLEFFPAQYLSQTFCPDVIEEIKKEILHFKQQEADLIILTGGMSVDPDDLTPGAIRESGAKIVTYGAPVQPGNMFMMAYLGETVLLGVPGCAMYYRTTILDVVLPRIFVGEIFTKEDFIKMGEGGFCLNCAVCRYPQCFFCW; this is encoded by the coding sequence ATGAAAAAGATTCCGGTAGAAAAAGCAGTAGGAATGATATTATGTCACGATATTACCCGAATTATCCCTGGGGGATTTAAAGGAAGGGCTTTTAAAAAAGGTCATATTATCCAGAAAGAAGATGTAGAAAAACTATTGAAGTTAGGGAAAGAACAGATATATATATGGGAACCGAAAGCTGGTGAAATTCACGAAGATGAAGCGGCGCTTCGTATAGCCCGGGCAGTAGCAGGAGAAAATGTAGATTATGATGAACCGAAAGAAGGAAAGTCTGTTTTAAAATCAAAAGAGAAAGGTGTATTTAAAATTAATTTTGAACTTTTATACCGGATAAACTCTATTAAAGATATTTCTATTGCATCTCTTCCTCAGAATTTTATAGTGGATAGGGGTCAAAAATTAGCCGGTGTTCGAATTATCCCTCTGACTACCAGGGAGGAGAATTTAATTGAAATCGAAGATTTATGCCGGGGAGAAAGTAAAGTCTTTGAAATTAAAAAATATAAAAAATTAAAAACTGCTCTGATAACTACGGGCAATGAAATATATAAAAAAAGAATTCAGGATAAATTTGGACCGGTAATAAGAAAAAAACTAGAATTTTTTCCAGCCCAATATCTTAGTCAAACTTTTTGTCCGGATGTTATAGAAGAAATAAAAAAAGAAATTTTACATTTTAAGCAGCAAGAAGCTGATTTGATCATACTAACGGGAGGTATGTCCGTAGATCCTGATGATCTTACCCCTGGGGCGATAAGAGAGAGTGGAGCAAAAATAGTAACTTATGGTGCGCCGGTTCAACCGGGAAATATGTTTATGATGGCTTATCTGGGTGAGACTGTCTTATTAGGAGTTCCCGGTTGTGCCATGTATTATAGAACTACCATTTTAGACGTAGTACTACCAAGAATATTTGTGGGAGAGATTTTCACCAAAGAGGATTTTATAAAGATGGGAGAAGGAGGATTTTGTTTAAATTGTGCAGTTTGTCGCTATCCCCAATGTTTTTTCTGCTGGTGA
- a CDS encoding LysR family transcriptional regulator, giving the protein MKLRYKLWLENNGEKAFGNGPLDILHRIETTGSLRQAAEGINMSYSQAWNLMRDLERRLGFNLLKRKVGGERGGGSEITEEARELIMKFKLFREKADQNLNSLYKKIFQEKE; this is encoded by the coding sequence TTGAAATTAAGATATAAACTGTGGCTAGAAAATAATGGAGAAAAAGCCTTTGGCAATGGTCCCTTGGATATCCTTCATCGGATAGAAACAACCGGTTCCCTAAGACAGGCGGCAGAGGGAATAAACATGTCTTATTCCCAAGCCTGGAATCTAATGAGAGATTTAGAAAGAAGATTAGGATTTAATCTTTTAAAAAGAAAAGTCGGAGGGGAAAGAGGAGGAGGGTCAGAGATTACCGAGGAAGCAAGAGAATTGATAATGAAGTTTAAGCTATTTCGGGAGAAAGCGGACCAGAATTTGAATTCACTTTATAAGAAAATATTTCAAGAAAAAGAATAG
- a CDS encoding ABC transporter ATP-binding protein, with translation MSSIKLKNISKYICKNIDLEIFDKELLVLLGPNGAGKSTLLNVIAGLIDYEGSVLFDGNPIDGLPANMRKIGYLFQELNLFPHLNVAANIAYGLRVQKKLSNKIKLKVEEFLQIMKIKHLSSRFPKELSGGEKQRVALARALANSPRILLLDEPMNSLDYRTSKYLRTEFKTLQKKLGITTLYVTHNFYEAEEMADRIAVLDKGRVEQIGPPQEIFFHPTEAVNDFIGAPNILTCDDCNRLSFGLIEVKCGDISLLVSSEREKIKKIAILPEDIYLSDAIPPGPGINRVKGRLIEIWESPSTVYCTVGIGRNSLKIKLPQEIFVSMNLKTGDEVWLILTLRKLKTITDSE, from the coding sequence ATGTCATCTATCAAACTTAAAAACATTTCTAAATATATCTGTAAAAATATTGATTTAGAGATATTTGATAAAGAACTGTTGGTCTTACTGGGACCGAATGGGGCAGGAAAAAGCACTTTATTAAATGTTATAGCCGGGTTAATTGATTATGAAGGATCTGTGTTATTTGATGGTAATCCGATAGACGGATTGCCTGCTAACATGAGGAAAATAGGTTACTTATTCCAAGAACTAAATTTATTTCCTCATTTAAATGTGGCTGCTAACATCGCTTATGGTTTGAGAGTGCAGAAAAAACTGTCTAATAAAATAAAGCTAAAAGTTGAAGAATTTCTTCAAATAATGAAAATAAAACACTTATCGTCTCGTTTTCCCAAAGAATTAAGCGGGGGAGAAAAGCAGAGAGTAGCCTTAGCGAGGGCTTTAGCTAATTCTCCGCGCATTCTACTTCTTGATGAGCCGATGAACAGTTTGGATTACCGTACTTCTAAATATCTTCGAACCGAATTTAAAACTTTGCAGAAAAAATTGGGAATCACTACCCTTTACGTTACCCACAATTTTTATGAGGCGGAGGAAATGGCAGACAGAATTGCCGTTCTTGATAAAGGAAGAGTAGAGCAAATTGGTCCTCCCCAAGAGATATTTTTTCACCCAACGGAGGCAGTTAATGATTTTATCGGGGCACCCAATATTTTAACTTGTGATGACTGTAACAGGTTAAGTTTTGGGTTAATAGAGGTAAAATGTGGAGACATTTCTTTGTTAGTTTCCAGTGAAAGAGAGAAGATAAAGAAGATAGCAATTTTACCGGAAGATATCTATCTTTCCGATGCTATTCCTCCCGGTCCTGGTATAAACAGGGTCAAAGGCAGATTAATAGAAATTTGGGAATCACCTTCTACGGTATACTGTACCGTAGGAATCGGAAGAAATTCTCTGAAGATAAAATTACCTCAGGAGATATTTGTTAGTATGAATTTGAAGACCGGTGATGAAGTATGGTTGATCCTGACGCTTCGAAAATTAAAGACCATCACTGATAGTGAATAA